The following are encoded together in the Xanthomonas sacchari genome:
- a CDS encoding GNAT family N-acetyltransferase, with translation MAGRMRLARAQELARLQEIERRAGALLQGHAAQAVFAAHALDAESLRAGLAREQLWVALGEDGQCVGYLLGGRLDEGFHVQQMDVDPRFGRLGHGRALLRHARAAAMEAGLRCMLLTTLRDVPWNAPFYASEGFAELPPAQWGPQLRATWQQESALGFPMHLRVAMRCPLPSH, from the coding sequence ATGGCCGGCCGCATGCGTCTGGCGCGCGCGCAGGAGCTGGCGCGGCTGCAGGAGATCGAGCGGCGTGCCGGCGCCCTGCTGCAGGGCCACGCGGCGCAGGCCGTGTTCGCAGCGCACGCGCTGGATGCGGAGTCGTTGCGTGCTGGACTGGCGCGCGAGCAGCTGTGGGTGGCGCTGGGCGAGGACGGCCAGTGCGTGGGCTATCTGCTCGGCGGGCGCCTGGACGAGGGCTTTCACGTGCAACAGATGGATGTCGATCCGCGTTTCGGGCGCCTAGGCCATGGCCGTGCGCTGCTGCGGCATGCGCGCGCGGCCGCGATGGAGGCGGGCCTGCGGTGCATGCTGCTGACCACCTTGCGCGATGTGCCGTGGAATGCGCCGTTCTACGCCAGCGAAGGCTTCGCCGAACTGCCGCCTGCGCAGTGGGGGCCGCAACTGCGCGCGACCTGGCAACAGGAATCTGCGCTCGGCTTCCCGATGCACCTGCGGGTGGCAATGCGCTGTCCGCTGCCGTCGCACTGA
- a CDS encoding F0F1 ATP synthase subunit epsilon, with amino-acid sequence MSTIRCDIVSAEHEIYHGDATLVVATGELGELGIAPKHAPLITRLKPGKVVVTTASGEQLDFAISGGILEVQPQVVTILADTAIRAQDIDEVSVRKAKEEAERLLANRGEGMDVAEAQAKLAEVTAQLQALERLRKNLKH; translated from the coding sequence ATGAGCACCATCCGTTGCGACATCGTCAGCGCCGAGCATGAGATCTACCACGGCGACGCCACCCTGGTGGTCGCGACCGGCGAACTGGGCGAGCTGGGCATTGCGCCCAAGCACGCGCCGTTGATCACCCGGCTCAAGCCCGGCAAGGTGGTGGTGACCACCGCGAGCGGCGAGCAGCTGGATTTCGCCATTTCCGGCGGCATCCTCGAGGTGCAGCCGCAGGTGGTGACGATCCTGGCCGACACCGCGATCCGCGCGCAGGACATCGACGAGGTGTCGGTGCGCAAGGCCAAGGAAGAAGCCGAGCGCCTGCTCGCCAACCGCGGCGAAGGCATGGACGTTGCCGAGGCGCAGGCCAAGCTGGCCGAGGTCACCGCGCAGTTGCAGGCGCTGGAGCGCCTGCGCAAGAACCTCAAGCACTGA
- the atpA gene encoding F0F1 ATP synthase subunit alpha, with protein MATTLNPSEISELIKNRIEQVKLAAESRNEGTVTSVSDGIVRIFGLADVMQGEMIELPNDTYALALNLERDSVGAVVLGDYENLREGDVAKTTGRILEVPVGKELLGRVVNALGEPIDGKGPLGTSQTAPVERVAPGVLWRKSVDQPVQTGYKSVDAMIPIGRGQRELIIGDRQTGKTAMAIDAVINQKSTGIKCVYVAIGQKASTVANIVRKLEENGALAHTIVVAATASESAAMQYISAYAGCTMGEYFMDRGEDALIVYDDLSKQAVAYRQISLLLKRPPGREAYPGDVFYLHSRLLERAARVSEEYVEQFTNGEVKGKTGSLTALPIIETQAGDVSAFVPTNVISITDGQIFLETDLFNAGIRPAVNAGISVSRVGGAAQTKIIKKLSGGIRISLAQYRELAAFAQFASDLDESTRKQLERGQRVTELMKQKQYLPMSIANQALSIYAVNEGYLDDVPVNKLLAFEEGLHAHFANTQGDLVAKVNDTGDWNGDIEAAFKKGIGEFKTTGSW; from the coding sequence TGATGCAGGGCGAAATGATCGAACTGCCGAACGACACCTACGCCCTGGCGTTGAACCTGGAGCGCGACTCGGTCGGCGCCGTGGTGCTCGGCGACTACGAGAACCTGCGCGAAGGCGACGTGGCCAAGACCACCGGCCGCATCCTCGAAGTGCCGGTGGGCAAGGAACTGCTGGGCCGCGTGGTCAACGCGCTGGGCGAGCCGATCGACGGCAAGGGTCCGCTGGGCACCAGCCAGACCGCGCCGGTGGAGCGCGTGGCGCCGGGCGTGCTGTGGCGCAAGTCGGTCGACCAGCCGGTGCAGACCGGCTACAAGTCGGTCGACGCGATGATCCCGATCGGTCGCGGCCAGCGCGAACTGATCATCGGCGACCGCCAGACCGGCAAGACCGCCATGGCCATCGACGCGGTCATCAACCAGAAGAGCACCGGCATCAAGTGCGTGTACGTGGCGATCGGGCAGAAGGCCTCGACCGTCGCCAACATCGTGCGCAAGCTGGAAGAGAACGGCGCGCTGGCGCACACCATCGTGGTCGCCGCGACCGCCTCCGAATCGGCGGCGATGCAGTACATCAGCGCCTACGCCGGCTGCACGATGGGCGAGTACTTCATGGACCGCGGCGAAGACGCGCTGATCGTGTACGACGATCTGTCCAAGCAGGCCGTGGCCTACCGCCAGATCTCGCTGCTGCTGAAGCGTCCGCCGGGCCGCGAAGCCTACCCGGGCGACGTGTTCTACCTGCACAGCCGCCTGCTGGAGCGCGCCGCGCGGGTGTCCGAGGAATACGTTGAGCAGTTCACCAATGGCGAGGTCAAGGGCAAGACCGGTTCGCTGACCGCGCTGCCGATCATCGAGACCCAGGCCGGCGACGTCTCCGCGTTCGTGCCGACCAACGTCATCTCGATCACCGACGGCCAGATCTTCCTGGAAACCGACCTGTTCAACGCCGGCATCCGCCCGGCGGTGAACGCCGGCATCTCGGTCTCGCGCGTCGGCGGCGCTGCGCAGACCAAGATCATCAAGAAGCTCTCCGGCGGCATCCGCATCTCGCTGGCGCAGTACCGTGAGCTGGCGGCGTTCGCGCAGTTCGCCTCGGACCTGGACGAATCCACCCGCAAGCAGCTCGAGCGCGGCCAGCGCGTCACCGAGCTGATGAAGCAGAAGCAGTACCTGCCGATGTCCATCGCCAACCAGGCGCTGTCGATCTACGCGGTCAACGAGGGCTACCTCGACGACGTGCCGGTCAACAAGCTGCTGGCGTTCGAAGAGGGCCTGCACGCCCACTTCGCCAACACCCAGGGCGACCTGGTGGCCAAGGTCAACGACACCGGCGACTGGAACGGCGACATCGAGGCCGCGTTCAAGAAGGGCATCGGCGAGTTCAAGACCACGGGTAGCTGGTAA
- a CDS encoding transposase yields the protein MRRYIGIDVSKAELVIHVLPDEQTWTQPNTPQGQRALAQRLAELGCERIVLEASGGYEHAVLQVLREANLPAVRMAADRPRKLAQALGLHAKTDVLDARLLAIAAQHIPTTLTPVVPEHQQSLRELLDLRATLVGQRDVHRRRLEHITSAKVQHRCREVIALLNQQIQTLTQEIEQQGKTCSSLPKVPGLGTILRAVLAARLPELGTLPPRKLAALVGLAPFNHDSGCWKGQRRIKGGRADVRRVLYMATWASIRAKSPLANTYARLRAAGKPAKVAIVACMHKFLRWLNAIVRDHAPYAPPVIAGA from the coding sequence ATGCGACGCTATATCGGGATCGATGTATCCAAGGCCGAACTGGTCATTCATGTACTGCCGGACGAGCAGACCTGGACCCAACCCAATACGCCACAGGGGCAGCGTGCGCTGGCCCAACGCCTGGCCGAGTTGGGCTGCGAGCGGATCGTGCTGGAAGCCAGTGGCGGCTACGAACATGCCGTGCTGCAGGTGCTCCGAGAGGCGAACCTGCCGGCAGTGCGGATGGCCGCCGATCGTCCGCGCAAACTAGCCCAGGCCTTGGGCCTGCATGCCAAGACCGATGTCCTGGACGCGCGCCTGCTGGCCATCGCCGCCCAGCACATCCCGACCACCCTCACGCCCGTGGTGCCTGAGCACCAGCAATCTCTTCGCGAACTGCTGGACCTGCGTGCCACCCTGGTGGGCCAGCGCGATGTCCATCGGCGGCGCCTGGAGCACATCACCAGCGCCAAAGTGCAACACCGCTGCCGAGAGGTGATCGCCCTACTGAACCAGCAGATCCAGACGTTGACGCAGGAGATCGAGCAGCAGGGCAAGACCTGCTCGAGCCTACCCAAGGTGCCTGGGCTCGGCACGATCCTGCGCGCGGTTCTGGCCGCGCGGCTGCCAGAACTAGGCACGCTGCCGCCACGCAAGCTCGCTGCCCTGGTCGGGCTGGCCCCGTTCAATCACGACAGCGGCTGCTGGAAAGGCCAACGCCGCATCAAAGGCGGACGTGCCGACGTGCGGCGCGTGCTGTACATGGCCACCTGGGCCAGCATCCGTGCCAAATCCCCCTTGGCCAACACCTACGCGCGCCTGCGCGCAGCGGGCAAGCCGGCCAAGGTCGCCATCGTCGCCTGTATGCACAAGTTCCTGCGCTGGCTCAACGCCATCGTGCGCGATCACGCACCATATGCTCCTCCTGTCATCGCAGGTGCATGA
- a CDS encoding GtrA family protein, with amino-acid sequence MGLLRQGSQFLLIGLLQLLVDWSVFVAATAAGMPTVPGNVLGRVCGALLGFWLNGRITFANGDAARLGWRRFGRFMAMWLVLTALSTWLVALCAHGLGLRLAWLAKPLVEGMLAVVSFFLGRQLVYR; translated from the coding sequence ATGGGTCTCCTGCGCCAGGGCAGCCAGTTCCTGCTGATCGGCCTGCTGCAATTGCTGGTCGACTGGAGCGTGTTCGTCGCCGCCACCGCGGCCGGCATGCCCACCGTGCCGGGCAACGTGTTGGGCCGCGTCTGCGGCGCCCTGCTCGGGTTCTGGCTCAACGGCCGCATCACCTTCGCCAACGGCGACGCCGCGCGGCTGGGCTGGCGGCGCTTCGGCCGCTTCATGGCCATGTGGCTGGTGCTCACCGCGCTCAGCACCTGGCTGGTGGCGCTGTGCGCGCACGGGTTGGGCCTGCGCCTGGCCTGGCTGGCCAAGCCACTAGTCGAAGGCATGCTGGCGGTGGTGTCGTTCTTCCTGGGCCGGCAGTTGGTGTATCGCTAG
- the glmU gene encoding bifunctional UDP-N-acetylglucosamine diphosphorylase/glucosamine-1-phosphate N-acetyltransferase GlmU → MSLPLHVVILAAGAGKRMKSVKPKVLQPIAGRPMLAHVIETARHLQPDAIHIVHGHGGEAVLAAFADQPDLLWAEQAQQLGTGHAVQQAMAAVPDAATVLVLYGDVPLIRAETLTRLLHAPGRVAVLVAEPEDPTGYGRIVRDAAGKVAAIVEQKDADDEQRRIRTINTGIVTAESTALKRWLAQLRNDNAQGEYYLTDVFAAAAAEFTPAEMVLVAEPIEAEGANDPWQLAQLERAWQLRAARALCEQGVQLIDPNRVDQRGRVRAGHDVRIDANVILEGEVELGDGVSIGPFVRLKDVVLGPGTEVRAHCDLEGVVTEGAVQIGPFARLRPGTVLADGVHIGNFVETKKAVLGVGSKANHLTYLGDATIGSGVNIGAGVITCNYDGVNKSQTSIGDGVFVGSNSALVAPLEIGDGATIGAGSVITRSAPAGKLSVARVRQETIEGWKRPGKRD, encoded by the coding sequence ATGAGTCTGCCCCTGCACGTCGTGATCCTCGCCGCCGGTGCGGGCAAGCGGATGAAGTCGGTCAAGCCCAAGGTGCTGCAGCCGATCGCCGGCCGGCCGATGCTGGCGCATGTGATCGAGACCGCACGCCACCTGCAGCCGGATGCGATCCACATCGTCCATGGCCACGGCGGCGAGGCGGTGCTGGCGGCCTTCGCCGACCAGCCGGACCTGCTGTGGGCCGAGCAGGCGCAGCAGCTCGGCACCGGCCATGCGGTGCAGCAGGCGATGGCGGCCGTGCCCGACGCGGCCACGGTGTTGGTGCTGTACGGGGACGTGCCGCTGATCCGTGCCGAGACCCTGACCCGCCTGCTGCATGCGCCAGGGCGCGTCGCGGTGCTGGTCGCCGAACCGGAGGATCCCACCGGCTACGGCCGCATCGTGCGCGATGCCGCCGGCAAGGTCGCAGCGATCGTCGAGCAGAAGGACGCCGACGACGAGCAGCGGCGCATCCGCACCATCAACACCGGCATCGTCACCGCCGAATCCACCGCGCTGAAGCGCTGGCTGGCGCAGCTGCGCAACGACAACGCACAGGGCGAGTACTACCTGACCGACGTGTTCGCCGCCGCCGCCGCCGAGTTCACCCCGGCCGAGATGGTGCTGGTGGCCGAGCCGATCGAGGCCGAGGGCGCCAACGATCCGTGGCAGCTGGCGCAACTGGAACGCGCCTGGCAACTGCGTGCGGCGCGTGCGCTGTGCGAACAGGGTGTGCAACTGATCGACCCGAACCGCGTGGACCAGCGCGGCCGCGTGCGCGCCGGCCACGACGTGCGCATCGACGCCAACGTGATCCTGGAAGGCGAGGTGGAACTGGGCGACGGCGTCAGCATCGGCCCGTTCGTGCGGCTGAAGGACGTGGTGCTGGGGCCGGGTACCGAGGTGCGTGCGCATTGCGATCTGGAAGGCGTGGTCACCGAGGGCGCGGTGCAGATCGGCCCGTTCGCGCGGCTGCGCCCGGGCACGGTGCTGGCCGACGGCGTGCACATCGGCAACTTCGTCGAGACCAAGAAGGCGGTGCTCGGTGTCGGCAGCAAGGCCAACCACCTGACCTACCTGGGCGATGCCACGATCGGCAGCGGGGTCAACATCGGTGCCGGCGTCATCACCTGCAACTACGACGGCGTCAACAAGTCGCAGACGTCGATCGGCGATGGCGTGTTCGTCGGCTCCAACAGCGCGCTGGTGGCGCCGCTGGAGATCGGCGACGGCGCCACCATCGGTGCCGGCTCGGTGATCACCCGCAGCGCGCCGGCCGGCAAACTGAGCGTGGCGCGGGTGCGACAGGAAACCATCGAAGGCTGGAAACGCCCGGGCAAGCGCGACTGA
- the atpD gene encoding F0F1 ATP synthase subunit beta: protein MSQGKIVQIIGAVVDVEFARADVPKIYDALKVEGTAITLEVQQQLGDGVVRTIALGSTDGLKRHLVATNTGKAIAVPVGTATLGRIMNVLGEPIDERGPVQSDVQWEIHREAPDYADQSSSTELLETGIKVIDLMCPFAKGGKVGLFGGAGVGKTVNMLELINNIATEHSGLSVFAGVGERTREGNDFYHEMSDANVIVQDDLSKSKVAMVYGQMNEPPGNRLRVALTGLTMAEYFRDEKDANGKGRDVLFFVDNIYRYTLAGTEVSALLGRMPSAVGYQPTLAEEMGVLQERITSTKTGSITSIQAVYVPADDLTDPSPATTFAHLDATVVLSRNIASLGIYPAVDPLDSTSRQLDPNVIGHEHYDTARRVQSTLQKYKELKDIIAILGMDELSEEDKQAVSRARKIERFFSQPFHVAEVFTGSPGKYVSLKDTIRGFKAIVDGEYDHLPEQAFYMVGGIEEAVEKAKKMAEKA from the coding sequence ATGAGTCAGGGCAAGATCGTTCAGATCATCGGCGCGGTCGTCGACGTCGAATTCGCGCGTGCCGATGTGCCGAAGATTTACGACGCACTGAAGGTCGAAGGCACCGCCATCACGCTGGAAGTGCAGCAGCAGCTGGGCGACGGCGTCGTGCGCACCATCGCGCTCGGCTCCACCGACGGCCTCAAGCGCCACCTGGTCGCCACCAACACCGGCAAGGCGATCGCCGTGCCGGTCGGCACCGCCACCCTGGGCCGCATCATGAACGTGCTCGGCGAGCCGATCGACGAGCGCGGCCCGGTCCAGTCCGACGTGCAGTGGGAAATCCACCGCGAGGCGCCCGACTACGCCGACCAGTCCTCCAGCACCGAACTGCTGGAAACCGGCATCAAGGTCATCGACCTGATGTGCCCGTTCGCCAAGGGCGGCAAGGTCGGCCTGTTCGGCGGCGCCGGCGTCGGCAAGACCGTCAACATGCTGGAATTGATCAACAACATCGCGACCGAGCACTCGGGCCTGTCGGTGTTCGCCGGCGTCGGCGAGCGGACCCGCGAGGGCAACGACTTCTATCACGAGATGAGCGACGCCAACGTCATCGTCCAGGACGACCTGAGCAAGTCCAAGGTGGCGATGGTGTACGGCCAGATGAACGAGCCGCCGGGCAACCGTCTGCGCGTGGCGCTGACCGGCCTGACCATGGCCGAGTACTTCCGCGACGAAAAGGACGCCAACGGCAAGGGCCGCGACGTGCTGTTCTTCGTCGACAACATCTACCGCTACACCCTGGCCGGTACCGAAGTGTCGGCGCTGCTGGGCCGCATGCCGTCGGCGGTGGGCTACCAGCCGACCCTGGCCGAGGAAATGGGCGTGCTGCAGGAGCGCATCACCTCGACCAAGACCGGCTCGATCACCTCGATCCAGGCCGTGTACGTGCCCGCGGACGACCTGACCGACCCGTCGCCGGCGACCACCTTCGCCCACCTCGACGCCACCGTCGTGCTGTCGCGTAACATCGCCTCGCTGGGTATCTACCCGGCGGTGGATCCGCTCGACTCGACCAGCCGTCAGCTGGACCCGAACGTGATCGGCCATGAGCACTACGACACCGCCCGCCGCGTGCAGTCCACCTTGCAGAAGTACAAGGAACTGAAGGACATCATCGCGATCCTGGGCATGGACGAACTGTCCGAAGAGGACAAGCAGGCCGTGTCGCGCGCGCGCAAGATCGAGCGCTTCTTCAGCCAGCCGTTCCACGTGGCCGAAGTGTTCACCGGCTCGCCGGGCAAGTACGTGTCGCTGAAGGACACCATCCGCGGCTTCAAGGCCATCGTCGACGGCGAATACGACCACCTGCCGGAGCAGGCCTTCTACATGGTCGGCGGCATCGAGGAAGCGGTCGAGAAGGCCAAGAAGATGGCCGAGAAGGCGTAA
- a CDS encoding chorismate mutase: MSLSASVPRPCAHALTAVLAGAMLMGCALPARSATPLEPLLDRIVERNAIGDQVALSKWDSGKPVLDATREAAVLASVREQAPAHGVDPDDAARFFGMQIESNKLVQYELLSRWHLRGRAPDSPRPDLTALRARLDQLQGEMLDALQASAAVRQAPDCPATTARAAEAYALRWQLDQLHRTALVRSLGDFCH, translated from the coding sequence ATGAGCCTGTCCGCTTCCGTTCCTCGTCCCTGTGCGCACGCCCTGACCGCCGTGCTGGCCGGCGCCATGTTGATGGGCTGCGCCTTGCCCGCGCGCAGCGCAACCCCGCTGGAGCCGCTGCTGGATCGCATCGTCGAGCGCAATGCGATCGGCGACCAGGTCGCGCTGAGCAAGTGGGACAGCGGCAAGCCGGTGCTGGATGCCACGCGCGAGGCCGCGGTGCTGGCCAGCGTGCGCGAGCAGGCGCCGGCGCACGGCGTGGATCCGGACGATGCCGCGCGCTTCTTCGGCATGCAGATCGAATCCAACAAGCTGGTGCAGTACGAACTGCTGTCGCGCTGGCATCTGCGTGGCCGCGCGCCCGACAGCCCGCGCCCCGACCTGACCGCGCTGCGTGCGCGCCTGGACCAGCTGCAGGGCGAGATGCTGGATGCGTTGCAGGCCAGCGCCGCGGTGCGCCAGGCGCCGGATTGCCCGGCCACGACCGCGCGTGCGGCCGAGGCCTATGCGCTGCGCTGGCAGCTGGACCAGTTGCACCGCACCGCACTGGTGCGCAGCCTGGGCGATTTCTGCCACTGA
- a CDS encoding sigma-54 dependent transcriptional regulator gives MPCLLIIDDNPAVATALEVLFSLHDIDTVYADSPQAGLQRLGEGDIDLVLQDMNFTADTTSGEEGVALFEAIRTRHPDLPVILLTAWTQLSSAVELVKAGAADYLAKPWDDRKLLTTVNNLLELSETRRELERRRDGERRHRQQLAQRYDLCGAVFADPASERAIALACQVARSELPVLITGPNGSGKEKIAQIIQANSSVRRGPFVALNCGAIPAELIEAELFGAEAGAYTGANKVREGKFEAADGGTLFLDEIGNLSLAGQMKLLRVLETGRFERLGSNRERQVKVRVISATNADLIGMIRDGSFREDLYYRLNAVELSLPALAERPGDIVPLAEHFLSGDKPLSAGACQALQRHAWPGNVRELRNVVQRAELLAGGTQIEAADLNLPKPAAPRTATAAEPDRERIVAELSRAHGVIAQAAAELGMSRQALYRRMDRYGIPRE, from the coding sequence ATGCCCTGCCTGCTGATCATCGACGACAACCCCGCGGTCGCCACCGCGCTGGAAGTGCTGTTCTCCCTGCACGACATCGACACCGTCTACGCCGACAGTCCGCAGGCCGGCCTGCAGCGCCTGGGCGAAGGCGACATCGACCTGGTCCTGCAGGACATGAACTTCACCGCCGACACCACCTCCGGCGAGGAAGGCGTGGCCCTGTTCGAGGCGATCCGCACGCGCCATCCGGACCTGCCGGTGATCCTGCTGACCGCCTGGACCCAGCTCAGCAGCGCGGTGGAACTGGTCAAGGCCGGCGCCGCCGACTACCTGGCCAAGCCCTGGGACGACCGCAAGCTGCTGACCACGGTCAACAACCTGCTGGAGCTGTCGGAGACACGACGCGAGCTGGAACGCCGCCGCGACGGCGAGCGCCGCCATCGCCAGCAATTGGCGCAGCGCTACGACCTGTGCGGTGCGGTGTTCGCCGACCCCGCCAGCGAGCGCGCCATTGCCCTGGCCTGCCAGGTCGCGCGTTCGGAACTGCCGGTGCTGATCACCGGTCCCAACGGCAGCGGCAAGGAGAAGATCGCGCAGATCATCCAGGCCAACTCTTCGGTGCGGCGCGGCCCGTTCGTGGCGCTGAACTGCGGCGCGATCCCGGCCGAACTGATCGAGGCCGAACTGTTCGGCGCCGAGGCCGGTGCCTACACCGGCGCCAACAAGGTGCGCGAGGGCAAGTTCGAGGCCGCCGACGGTGGCACCCTGTTCCTGGACGAGATCGGCAACCTGTCGCTGGCCGGGCAGATGAAGCTGCTGCGCGTACTGGAGACCGGCCGGTTCGAGCGCCTGGGCTCCAACCGCGAGCGGCAGGTCAAGGTGCGGGTGATCAGCGCCACCAACGCCGACCTCATCGGCATGATCCGCGACGGCAGTTTCCGCGAGGACCTGTACTACCGGCTCAACGCGGTGGAACTGTCGCTGCCGGCGCTGGCCGAGCGCCCCGGCGACATCGTGCCGCTGGCCGAGCACTTCCTGTCCGGCGACAAGCCGCTGTCGGCCGGTGCCTGCCAGGCGCTGCAGCGCCACGCCTGGCCCGGCAACGTGCGCGAACTGCGCAACGTGGTGCAGCGCGCCGAACTGCTGGCCGGCGGCACGCAGATCGAGGCCGCCGACCTCAACCTGCCCAAGCCCGCCGCGCCGCGCACGGCCACCGCCGCCGAACCCGACCGCGAGCGCATCGTGGCCGAGCTGAGCCGTGCGCACGGCGTCATCGCCCAGGCCGCCGCCGAGCTGGGCATGAGCCGGCAGGCGCTGTACCGGCGCATGGACCGCTACGGCATCCCGCGCGAATGA
- the atpG gene encoding F0F1 ATP synthase subunit gamma, with the protein MAGGREIKSKIKSVQNTRKVTRALEMVSASKIRKAQDRMKTSRPYAQAMKQVIGHLAQASTDYTHPFLVQRENVKRVGYIVISSDRGLAGGLNNNLFRKMLGEVRQWQDQGARVDVVTIGQKASVFFRRIKVDMVGSVSHLGDLPQLEQLIGVIKVMLDAFTEGKLDRVYLVYNRFVNTMTQKASFDQLLPLPAAESQVAHHDWDYLYEPDAASVLEHVMTRYIESLVYQAVLENVASEHAARMVAMKAASDNASKLISTLQLVYNKARQAAITQEISEIVGGAAAV; encoded by the coding sequence ATGGCAGGCGGACGCGAAATCAAATCCAAGATCAAGAGCGTGCAGAACACCCGCAAGGTGACGCGCGCGCTCGAGATGGTCTCGGCCTCCAAGATCCGCAAGGCGCAGGATCGGATGAAGACCTCGCGTCCGTACGCGCAGGCGATGAAGCAGGTGATCGGGCATCTGGCGCAGGCCAGCACCGACTACACGCATCCGTTCCTGGTGCAGCGCGAGAACGTCAAGCGCGTCGGCTACATCGTGATCTCCTCCGATCGCGGCCTGGCCGGCGGCCTGAACAACAACCTGTTCCGCAAGATGCTGGGCGAAGTGCGCCAGTGGCAGGACCAGGGCGCGCGCGTGGACGTGGTCACCATCGGCCAGAAGGCCTCGGTGTTCTTCCGCCGGATCAAGGTGGACATGGTCGGCAGCGTCAGCCACCTCGGCGACCTGCCGCAGCTGGAGCAGTTGATCGGCGTGATCAAGGTGATGCTGGACGCGTTCACCGAAGGCAAGCTGGATCGCGTGTATCTGGTCTACAACCGCTTCGTCAACACGATGACGCAGAAGGCCAGCTTCGACCAGCTGCTGCCGCTGCCGGCGGCCGAGAGCCAGGTCGCGCACCACGACTGGGACTACCTGTACGAACCCGATGCCGCGAGCGTGCTCGAGCACGTGATGACGCGCTACATCGAGTCGCTGGTGTACCAGGCGGTGCTGGAGAACGTGGCGTCCGAGCATGCCGCGCGCATGGTCGCGATGAAGGCGGCCAGCGACAACGCCAGCAAGCTGATCAGCACCTTGCAGTTGGTCTACAACAAGGCGCGTCAGGCCGCGATCACCCAGGAAATTTCCGAAATCGTCGGCGGTGCGGCGGCGGTGTAA
- a CDS encoding PAS domain-containing sensor histidine kinase: MKLRRSFTVMLFLRLLPVLALAAALPWLLAYWMDRGWEVVTASALALLLLMWWTLRRATAPMRSLFRALAGTVSSYRDGEYNFGVHWRGDDELGEMVAAHAQLGEILREQRQGLAQRELMLDTMVQNTPVAMLLIAKGGDGLRRVVFSNLAARKLLHSGWKLEGQRLDDLLLGVPGPLREAISRGGDSLFAIEGGDEDPDEEQIYHLSQRRFHLNGRPHELLLIRLLTAELRRQEVHTWKKVIRVISHELNNSLAPIASLAHSGAELVRRQKVERLEEVFGTIEERARHLEGFIRGYARFAKLPQPQLQTVHWAQFLAGLQQHIPFALELESPDLHSRVDPAQLQQALLNLVKNAHESLPEGQTPVDGVRVRVSTRPDWLRLEVLDRGSGMNEAVLHNALMPFYSTKRNGTGLGLALTREIVEAHGGRLSLHNRDEGGLCVTVQLPQGERG, translated from the coding sequence ATGAAACTGCGCCGCTCCTTCACCGTCATGCTGTTCCTGCGCCTGCTGCCGGTGCTGGCGCTGGCCGCCGCCCTGCCGTGGCTGCTGGCCTACTGGATGGACCGCGGCTGGGAAGTGGTGACGGCCTCGGCGCTGGCCCTGCTGCTGCTGATGTGGTGGACCCTGCGCCGCGCCACCGCGCCGATGCGCTCGCTGTTCCGCGCCCTGGCCGGCACCGTCAGCAGCTACCGCGACGGCGAATACAACTTCGGCGTGCACTGGCGCGGCGACGACGAACTGGGCGAGATGGTCGCCGCGCACGCGCAACTGGGCGAGATCCTGCGCGAGCAGCGCCAGGGCCTGGCGCAGCGCGAACTGATGCTCGACACCATGGTGCAGAACACTCCGGTGGCGATGCTGCTCATCGCCAAGGGCGGCGACGGCCTGCGCCGCGTGGTGTTCTCCAACCTGGCCGCGCGCAAGCTGCTGCACAGCGGCTGGAAGCTGGAAGGCCAGCGCCTGGACGACCTGCTGCTAGGCGTGCCGGGGCCGTTGCGCGAGGCGATCTCGCGCGGCGGCGATAGCCTGTTCGCCATCGAAGGCGGCGACGAGGATCCGGACGAGGAGCAGATCTATCACCTGTCGCAGCGCCGCTTCCATCTCAACGGCCGCCCGCACGAACTGCTGCTGATCCGCCTGCTCACCGCCGAACTGCGCCGCCAGGAAGTGCACACCTGGAAGAAGGTGATCCGGGTCATCAGCCACGAACTCAACAACTCGCTGGCGCCGATCGCCTCGCTGGCGCACTCCGGCGCCGAGCTGGTGCGGCGGCAGAAGGTGGAGCGGCTGGAAGAGGTGTTCGGCACCATCGAGGAGCGCGCGCGACACCTGGAAGGCTTCATCCGCGGCTATGCGCGCTTCGCCAAGCTGCCGCAGCCGCAACTGCAGACCGTGCACTGGGCGCAGTTCCTGGCCGGGCTGCAGCAGCACATTCCGTTCGCGCTGGAACTGGAGTCGCCGGACCTGCACAGCCGGGTCGATCCGGCGCAACTGCAGCAGGCCCTGCTCAACCTGGTCAAGAACGCCCACGAATCCTTGCCCGAGGGACAGACACCGGTCGACGGCGTGCGCGTGCGCGTGTCCACCCGCCCGGACTGGCTGCGCCTGGAAGTGCTGGATCGCGGCAGCGGCATGAACGAGGCAGTGCTGCACAACGCGCTGATGCCGTTCTATTCGACCAAGCGCAACGGCACCGGCCTGGGCCTGGCGTTGACCCGCGAGATCGTCGAAGCCCACGGCGGCCGCCTGTCGCTGCACAACCGCGACGAAGGCGGACTGTGCGTGACGGTGCAGTTGCCGCAGGGCGAGCGCGGCTGA